In Triticum aestivum cultivar Chinese Spring chromosome 5B, IWGSC CS RefSeq v2.1, whole genome shotgun sequence, the following proteins share a genomic window:
- the LOC123114730 gene encoding E3 ubiquitin-protein ligase SINA-like 10, protein MVVHEEGEIMPTEQDLTMDLSMVSMDLTLLHCPLCLRPLKPPVYECTGGHLACADCRGERPGNQRQCQKCERGGGFDVRNTAMEAVLSSVRGECLHEGCGLYITYHKLADHQSVCPLAPCKCPVPVCGYEGPPPALSHHISTVHPMPLHRIRYGEVLQLQVPLSEPRLLLFVEEDGHVFFLVDGVLDIDAPITVSVVCIRAGASPLPHYAAKLWVNGPPGEPKGRTDAVKVEIEVTSNKDPGDVDVQELTFFTVPPKLLAGTGLSRMVSLHIQIDKLTS, encoded by the exons atggttgtgcacgaggagggagaGATCATGCCGACGGAACAGGACCTGACGATGGATCTCTCTATGGTctctatggacctcaccttgctccactgccctttgtgcctccgccccttgaagcctccagtgtatgag tgcacgGGAGGGCACctagcctgcgcggactgccgtggcgagcgccccgggaaccagcggcagtgccagaagtgcgagcgtggcggtggcttcgacgtgcggaacacggcgatggaggccgtcctctcctcggtgagggggGAGTGCCTGcatgaaggttgtgggctctacatcacttaccacaagctcgccgatcaccagagcgtgtgtccgcttgcgccgtgcaaatgccccgtgcccgtctgcggctacgaaggcccgccgccagcgctctcccaccacatcagcaccgtgcatcccatgcccttGCACAGGATCCGGTACGGCGAGGTGCTCCAGTTGCAAGTGCCAttgtcggagccacgactcttgctgttcgtGGAGGAGGACGGCCACGTGTTTTTCTTGGTCGATGGCGTGCTCGACATCGacgcgcctatcaccgtgtcggtcgtctgcatcagagcgggggcgtccccactgccgcactatgcggccaagctgtgggtgaacggcccgccgggggagcccaaaggtaggaccgacgccgtcaaggtggaaatcgaggtgacaagcaacaaggatcccggcgacgtagacgtgcaggagctgaccttcttcacagttccgcccaagctgctggccgggacTGGGTTGTCGAggatggtgtccctccacattcagattgacaagctcacctcctaa